In Sulfurisphaera javensis, a single genomic region encodes these proteins:
- a CDS encoding HD family hydrolase: MNLERVIVGCKNLVRTGWMQRGIPPAMGETVSQHSWEAAVLAYFLAKKLKEKGIEINPERASVIALFHDSAESIVGDLPKWTSDRINQKEDLEVEAFNELGLDEELFQEYKEGKTLEGKIAKLCDRLSTYLQAKRYASLGYDVKEIIQTYEKEIEKFLRDEKISLISEEINNLIKNIND, encoded by the coding sequence ATGAATTTGGAAAGAGTCATAGTAGGGTGTAAAAACCTAGTAAGAACTGGTTGGATGCAAAGAGGTATACCACCAGCAATGGGAGAAACTGTCTCCCAACACAGCTGGGAAGCTGCTGTATTAGCATATTTTCTTGCAAAAAAATTAAAAGAGAAGGGAATAGAGATTAATCCAGAAAGAGCTTCGGTAATAGCCTTATTTCATGATTCAGCTGAAAGTATTGTAGGAGATTTACCTAAATGGACCTCTGATAGAATTAATCAAAAAGAAGACCTTGAAGTTGAAGCCTTTAATGAACTAGGCCTTGATGAAGAGTTATTTCAGGAATATAAAGAGGGTAAGACTTTAGAAGGGAAAATAGCTAAATTATGTGATAGATTATCAACTTATTTACAAGCAAAAAGATATGCTAGTCTAGGTTATGATGTTAAGGAAATTATTCAAACATATGAGAAAGAGATTGAAAAATTTCTAAGAGATGAGAAAATAAGCCTTATCAGTGAGGAAATCAATAACTTGATAAAGAATATAAACGACTGA